In Thermorudis peleae, a genomic segment contains:
- the rmuC gene encoding DNA recombination protein RmuC — MTVSLGVLVVLVILVLAVGFFLGQLLSRRQATSLPSPLPETIARLEAVQSQLMPTLAALRESVGEVRGRLDDTSQRQQALESTLLAIQEKLVTLQNNEEETRRRQQDMAAILSRLENASQHQQTIVSSLQNLHNVLSDAQLRLAALQRGEQETQRRQQEMTETLSRLEAVVAGVRSRGLAGERILKAVLEALPPDYKVVGQKINGREVELAFRLPNGKCIPIDSKWIAAQELERLATCTDDVERDKLVREIERALERKVDEVASYLDPELTIGIGIAAVPEAVYQSVERVHAHALQRGVVIIAYSMAVPYLLTLLQLCIRFLPRSDLDPARLNALIHQLSQALMQVDNELNGRFSRALTLLQNSRNDLQRHIADAQGALTRLSQSTSALLGEENALLPPPTSSSSPELPA, encoded by the coding sequence GTGACAGTCTCGCTTGGGGTTCTGGTAGTTCTTGTTATCCTCGTGCTTGCTGTTGGGTTCTTCCTTGGGCAGTTGCTGTCTCGCCGCCAGGCCACGTCGCTGCCATCTCCCTTGCCGGAAACAATTGCCCGTCTCGAAGCCGTCCAGAGTCAGCTTATGCCAACACTTGCTGCTCTCCGTGAAAGCGTTGGCGAAGTTCGGGGACGGCTTGATGACACGAGCCAGCGCCAACAAGCGCTTGAATCCACACTGCTCGCGATTCAAGAAAAACTGGTGACGCTGCAAAACAACGAAGAAGAGACGCGGCGCCGGCAGCAAGACATGGCGGCGATCCTCAGCCGCCTCGAGAACGCCAGCCAGCATCAACAGACGATCGTCTCTTCCCTGCAGAACTTGCACAACGTGCTGAGTGACGCGCAGTTGCGGCTGGCTGCGTTGCAGCGTGGTGAGCAGGAAACCCAACGTCGCCAGCAAGAGATGACGGAGACGCTCAGCCGGCTGGAAGCCGTTGTTGCAGGTGTGCGTTCTCGTGGCCTCGCGGGTGAGCGCATTCTCAAAGCAGTTCTCGAGGCACTCCCGCCAGACTATAAAGTTGTCGGGCAGAAGATTAATGGGCGTGAGGTCGAGTTAGCCTTTCGCCTTCCCAATGGCAAGTGCATTCCGATTGATTCCAAATGGATCGCGGCTCAGGAACTGGAGCGGCTTGCGACCTGCACTGATGACGTTGAGCGCGATAAGCTCGTCCGTGAGATCGAACGAGCTCTCGAGCGGAAAGTCGACGAGGTTGCGAGCTATCTTGATCCTGAGCTGACGATTGGCATCGGCATTGCTGCCGTTCCAGAGGCGGTGTATCAGTCGGTTGAGCGCGTTCATGCGCATGCCCTGCAACGTGGCGTGGTCATCATTGCGTATAGCATGGCCGTGCCTTATCTCCTCACCCTTCTCCAGCTCTGCATCCGGTTTCTACCGCGGAGCGATCTTGATCCTGCCCGCTTGAACGCGCTGATTCACCAGCTGAGTCAGGCGTTGATGCAGGTCGACAATGAACTGAACGGTCGCTTCTCTCGTGCGCTCACCCTCCTGCAGAATAGCCGCAATGATCTTCAACGCCACATCGCTGATGCGCAGGGCGCGCTGACCCGTCTCTCGCAGTCCACGAGCGCGCTGCTTGGTGAAGAGAACGCGTTGCTGCCTCCCCCGACATCATCGTCATCGCCCGAACTTCCGGCATAA
- a CDS encoding uroporphyrinogen decarboxylase family protein, whose amino-acid sequence MPTAFERIQAIVAGEQLDRPPVSLWRHFPIVDQTADGLAAATLAWQRAFGFDLIKLMPPGDYPTIDWGAESVYRGSPGGTRETTRFPVTTPEDWARLASVPVDRGMFRVVIEAARLVRAAIGDSVPILQTVFSPLTVAVKLSGGRVFTHLQEHPDLVRQGLETITAVTRAFVAATLDRGAHGLFFATQCATADVLSREAYATFGVPYDLAVLEAAAGAFPVLLHLHGAQPFLDLARDYPVHIVNWHDRRAGPSLAEGAQRTGRAVAGGIDERAILFLPPTEAAAQARDAVAQCAGRGLLVAPGCVIPVATPWETVRAVVTAVRGRNDGELLRHDADSV is encoded by the coding sequence ATGCCCACCGCGTTCGAGCGAATACAGGCAATAGTCGCCGGAGAACAGCTTGATCGTCCGCCGGTGAGTCTCTGGCGACACTTTCCGATTGTCGATCAGACGGCTGACGGTTTAGCTGCCGCAACACTCGCCTGGCAGCGTGCATTTGGCTTCGATCTCATCAAGCTTATGCCACCAGGGGATTACCCGACGATCGACTGGGGAGCGGAAAGTGTCTACCGTGGGAGTCCTGGCGGTACGCGGGAGACAACGCGCTTTCCTGTCACGACGCCAGAAGATTGGGCACGGCTGGCGAGCGTGCCGGTCGATCGGGGCATGTTTCGTGTTGTTATCGAAGCAGCTCGGTTAGTTCGTGCAGCGATTGGCGACAGCGTCCCAATCCTCCAGACGGTGTTCAGCCCGCTGACCGTTGCGGTGAAGCTCTCGGGTGGCCGTGTCTTTACCCACCTCCAGGAGCATCCTGACCTTGTCCGCCAAGGACTTGAGACAATAACTGCAGTAACTCGGGCATTTGTTGCGGCGACGCTTGATCGTGGGGCACATGGCCTCTTCTTTGCGACACAATGCGCAACAGCCGATGTCTTGTCCCGTGAAGCGTATGCGACATTCGGCGTGCCGTACGACCTCGCTGTTCTGGAGGCGGCAGCTGGCGCCTTTCCGGTGCTCCTCCACCTCCACGGCGCACAGCCGTTCCTTGATCTTGCTCGCGACTATCCTGTGCACATCGTGAATTGGCATGATCGGCGTGCTGGCCCGTCGCTTGCGGAGGGTGCGCAGCGAACTGGTCGCGCCGTTGCTGGCGGGATCGACGAGCGGGCGATCCTCTTCCTCCCGCCCACAGAGGCCGCTGCCCAAGCTCGTGACGCGGTCGCCCAGTGCGCCGGCCGTGGGCTGTTGGTTGCTCCTGGCTGTGTTATTCCGGTTGCTACCCCATGGGAAACCGTTCGCGCTGTCGTCACCGCCGTTCGCGGCAGAAACGACGGCGAATTACTCCGCCACGACGCGGATAGTGTGTAA
- a CDS encoding aminotransferase class I/II-fold pyridoxal phosphate-dependent enzyme, with amino-acid sequence MARAATRAQVEAPYFTAWQAFQEQQLVSFSVPGHKQGRGAPPELTKVFGAQALALDIPHAGGVDDTHLTAETLRQAEQLAAEAWGADDALFLVNGSTTGNVAAMLALARPGRPLIVTRALHKSLLAGLILSGARPVYLTPALHPEANLLLDMPAEVVARALAEHPDATAVMLVSPTYTGVASDLPAIAAICQQAGVPLYVDEAWGPHFAFHPALPTPAVQAGADAAVTSIHKLLGGITQAALLLCRGERVTRAHLGPCVELVQTTSPAAFLYASIDAARRRMVLEGQELLDRVLALAAEARVALAQIRGLWVHGPELIADRPGAAFDPTRILVDVQGLGITGYEAERVLRERFGVAVEMSDLVSVMFVISLGDTQETIDRLVDGMRGLAEWARAQGPASSARASAFAAFRSTGAVLTACPPALTPREAFFAPSVAVPLSEAIGRIAAEPVTPYPPGIPVIAPGELITAEAIAYLEAGRAAGMYASGPADPRLHTIRVVAE; translated from the coding sequence GTGGCACGAGCAGCAACGCGAGCACAAGTCGAGGCGCCATACTTTACCGCCTGGCAAGCATTCCAGGAGCAGCAGCTTGTCTCGTTTTCGGTGCCTGGGCATAAGCAAGGACGCGGTGCGCCTCCAGAGTTAACCAAAGTGTTTGGGGCGCAGGCATTGGCGCTGGATATCCCGCACGCCGGCGGTGTTGATGACACGCATCTCACAGCGGAAACACTGCGGCAGGCCGAGCAGTTAGCAGCTGAAGCATGGGGTGCTGATGATGCTCTCTTCCTCGTCAACGGCAGCACGACCGGCAATGTCGCGGCTATGCTTGCCCTGGCTCGGCCAGGACGTCCGCTCATTGTGACACGGGCCTTGCATAAATCGTTGCTCGCCGGGCTCATTTTGAGTGGCGCCCGGCCCGTTTACCTCACACCAGCCTTACACCCCGAAGCCAACCTCTTGCTGGATATGCCAGCTGAGGTCGTCGCCAGAGCCCTGGCGGAGCATCCTGACGCGACAGCCGTGATGCTTGTCAGCCCGACCTATACCGGTGTGGCAAGTGATCTGCCAGCAATCGCTGCCATCTGCCAGCAGGCAGGCGTACCACTGTATGTCGACGAGGCCTGGGGACCACACTTTGCGTTTCACCCAGCGTTGCCAACACCAGCGGTCCAGGCTGGGGCTGATGCAGCAGTAACGAGTATTCACAAGCTCCTCGGGGGGATTACGCAGGCAGCGCTCCTGCTCTGCCGGGGCGAGCGCGTGACGCGAGCCCACCTTGGACCTTGTGTTGAACTGGTGCAGACGACCAGTCCTGCGGCGTTCTTGTACGCATCAATTGATGCAGCCCGTCGACGTATGGTTCTCGAGGGGCAAGAACTGCTCGATCGAGTGCTGGCTTTAGCGGCTGAGGCCCGGGTTGCTTTAGCACAGATCCGTGGTTTGTGGGTACACGGGCCGGAGCTGATTGCTGATCGCCCAGGAGCAGCGTTTGATCCAACGCGCATTCTGGTGGATGTGCAGGGACTTGGCATCACGGGATACGAGGCTGAACGCGTCCTCCGCGAGCGCTTTGGTGTTGCCGTGGAGATGAGCGATCTCGTAAGCGTGATGTTTGTGATTTCGCTTGGCGATACTCAGGAAACCATCGACCGTCTGGTCGACGGCATGCGTGGACTCGCCGAATGGGCACGGGCTCAAGGGCCAGCATCGTCAGCCAGGGCATCAGCATTCGCAGCGTTCCGCTCGACCGGCGCGGTGTTAACGGCATGCCCACCCGCACTTACTCCCCGCGAAGCCTTCTTCGCGCCAAGTGTCGCTGTGCCGCTCAGCGAAGCAATCGGGCGAATCGCTGCTGAGCCGGTCACGCCGTATCCACCGGGAATTCCGGTGATTGCACCGGGAGAGCTGATTACTGCTGAGGCGATTGCCTATCTTGAAGCAGGCCGAGCCGCCGGCATGTATGCCAGCGGGCCAGCCGATCCGCGCTTACACACTATCCGCGTCGTGGCGGAGTAA
- a CDS encoding OsmC family protein, which produces MARNGNGEQIKETFATLAEAIKANPLMAEGLMTVHTRWIGGTQVEGHVRNFPPMIIDEPPALGGQDTGPNPVELLLLALGACQEITYSVLAHQLGIQLDGVEIDLTGTLDLRGFLGLDPNIRPGFTKIEMRVRLQSPEPEERLRELAERVARVCPVEDMLTRPVPIATQLEITRPAVAAD; this is translated from the coding sequence ATGGCGCGCAACGGCAATGGCGAGCAGATCAAGGAGACCTTTGCTACGCTGGCTGAGGCGATCAAGGCCAATCCGCTCATGGCCGAAGGGCTGATGACGGTTCATACCCGCTGGATTGGCGGGACGCAGGTTGAAGGACATGTCCGGAATTTCCCACCGATGATTATCGACGAGCCGCCTGCCCTTGGTGGCCAGGATACTGGGCCAAATCCCGTGGAACTCTTGCTCCTCGCGCTCGGAGCCTGCCAGGAAATTACGTACAGCGTCTTAGCACATCAGCTGGGAATTCAGCTTGATGGCGTTGAGATTGATCTCACTGGCACGCTTGACTTACGGGGCTTCCTTGGGTTGGATCCGAATATTCGCCCTGGCTTTACCAAGATTGAAATGCGTGTCCGGCTGCAGAGCCCAGAGCCTGAGGAGCGGCTCCGCGAGCTTGCTGAACGGGTTGCTCGCGTCTGCCCGGTCGAAGACATGCTGACGCGCCCAGTACCGATCGCAACGCAACTCGAAATTACTCGTCCGGCTGTAGCAGCCGATTAG
- a CDS encoding sulfurtransferase, with protein sequence MAQVQLEVDPRIANRGYAHPEVLVSTEWVAEHLDDPNVRIVESDEDVLLYELGHIPGAVKIDWHTDLQDPLVRDFIGPEQFAQLMSRLGITPQTRVVFYGDKNNWWAAYAYWFFRYMGHGPLSIMDGGRKKWEAEGRPLVREVPSYPPTEYPVPTPNPELRAFRDEVLAHIGYRGRQKVGEGKPLVDVRSPGEYRGELLHMPDYPQEGALRGGHIPGAANIPWAQAVREDGTFKDAEELRQLYQSQGVTPDKDVIVYCRIGERSSHTWFVLHELLGYPKVKNYDGSWTEWGNAVGLPIER encoded by the coding sequence ATGGCACAGGTACAGCTTGAGGTTGATCCGCGTATCGCCAACCGTGGCTATGCTCACCCTGAGGTGCTGGTGTCGACCGAGTGGGTTGCCGAGCACCTTGATGATCCCAATGTCCGTATCGTCGAGTCCGATGAGGACGTGCTGCTCTATGAGCTGGGTCACATCCCGGGTGCGGTCAAGATTGACTGGCATACGGACCTGCAAGATCCGTTGGTCCGTGACTTCATCGGCCCGGAGCAGTTCGCTCAGCTCATGAGCCGGCTCGGCATCACGCCGCAGACGCGCGTCGTCTTCTATGGTGATAAGAACAACTGGTGGGCCGCGTACGCCTACTGGTTCTTCCGCTACATGGGCCATGGCCCGCTCTCGATCATGGACGGTGGACGCAAGAAGTGGGAGGCCGAAGGACGCCCGCTCGTCCGCGAGGTGCCGAGCTACCCACCCACGGAGTATCCAGTGCCGACGCCGAATCCGGAATTGCGAGCGTTCCGCGACGAGGTGCTCGCTCACATCGGGTATCGGGGTCGCCAGAAGGTTGGTGAGGGTAAGCCGCTGGTCGATGTGCGCTCGCCAGGCGAGTACCGTGGTGAACTCCTCCACATGCCGGATTATCCGCAGGAGGGTGCGCTCCGTGGTGGCCACATCCCCGGCGCAGCCAATATTCCGTGGGCACAGGCAGTGCGCGAGGATGGCACCTTTAAGGATGCGGAAGAGCTGCGTCAGCTCTACCAGAGTCAAGGGGTGACTCCTGATAAGGATGTGATCGTCTACTGCCGCATCGGTGAGCGATCGTCACACACCTGGTTCGTGCTCCACGAGCTGCTTGGGTATCCAAAGGTCAAGAACTACGATGGCTCGTGGACAGAATGGGGCAACGCCGTTGGTCTGCCCATCGAGCGGTAA
- a CDS encoding beta-class carbonic anhydrase, translated as MSAVSQFLEANARYASSFAKGDLAAPPTKRVAIVTCMDARLDPAKFLGLEEGDAHVIRNAGGRVTADVLRSLIISQQFLGTREILVIHHTDCGMLTFTDEQLRQRLREQFGVPADDWAFLPFTDLEQSVRDDIALIRRSPFIVPETTVTGWIYDVRTGKLLPVDQ; from the coding sequence GTGTCTGCAGTCTCCCAGTTCCTTGAGGCGAATGCACGCTATGCATCGTCGTTTGCCAAGGGCGATCTTGCCGCACCGCCAACCAAGCGCGTGGCGATTGTGACATGCATGGATGCTCGCCTTGATCCAGCGAAATTCCTTGGGCTTGAAGAAGGTGATGCGCACGTCATTCGCAACGCTGGCGGGCGCGTCACGGCTGATGTTCTCCGGTCCCTTATCATTTCCCAACAATTTCTGGGCACCCGTGAAATCCTCGTGATTCACCATACAGACTGCGGCATGCTGACCTTTACCGATGAGCAACTGCGTCAGCGGCTCCGTGAGCAGTTTGGCGTACCCGCCGACGATTGGGCCTTTCTGCCGTTTACCGATCTCGAACAGAGTGTCCGTGACGATATAGCGCTTATTCGGCGTTCGCCGTTCATTGTGCCGGAGACAACGGTTACGGGTTGGATCTATGATGTACGAACGGGGAAGCTCTTGCCAGTTGACCAGTGA
- a CDS encoding selenium-binding family protein gives MATWRPDPTFYPSPRSAMKAPPEELAYVVRLNPNGDGRPDALCVVDVNPQSSTYSKIVATVEMPYTGGELHHFGWNACSSALCPNAPHPHIERRYLIIPDIRSSHITVIDTKPDPSNPKVVKVIQPEEVADRAGYSRGHTVHCGPDGIYVSALGSPNGEGPGGIFVLDHDSFDVLGRWEIDRGEQYLAYDFWWNLGHDTLVTSEWGTPKMVEHGVQADLLLNAQYGHKLHFWDLRRRRVIQTVDLGAEHQMALELRPAHDPTKAYGFVNTVVSLHDLSANIFLWYRENGKWAARKVITIPAEPAEEDQLPPVLKPFKAVPPLVTDIDLSLDDRFLYVSCWGTGELRQYDVSDPFNPKLTGVVQIGGIVRRAGHPAVNGPLNGAPQMVEISRDGRRVYVTNSLYAAWDAQFYPDGIRGWMVKIDVNPEGGIALDPNFFIDFGDQRAHQVRLQGGDASSDSYCFP, from the coding sequence ATGGCAACGTGGCGCCCAGATCCAACCTTCTATCCGTCGCCTCGCTCGGCAATGAAAGCGCCGCCCGAAGAACTGGCCTATGTTGTCCGTCTCAATCCCAATGGCGATGGGCGGCCCGACGCCTTGTGCGTCGTTGATGTCAATCCACAGTCATCGACCTACAGCAAGATTGTGGCGACGGTCGAGATGCCATACACCGGTGGTGAGTTGCACCACTTTGGCTGGAATGCCTGCAGTTCGGCACTCTGCCCAAATGCCCCGCATCCGCATATTGAGCGTCGCTACCTCATCATCCCTGATATTCGCAGCTCGCACATCACCGTGATCGACACAAAACCTGATCCCTCAAACCCCAAGGTCGTGAAGGTGATCCAGCCGGAAGAGGTTGCTGACCGCGCTGGCTATTCGCGTGGTCATACCGTCCACTGTGGACCGGATGGCATTTACGTCAGTGCGCTTGGGTCACCTAATGGCGAGGGTCCAGGAGGCATCTTCGTGCTCGATCATGATTCATTCGATGTCCTGGGACGCTGGGAAATCGACCGTGGCGAGCAGTACCTTGCCTACGACTTCTGGTGGAACCTTGGCCATGACACGCTGGTCACCAGCGAGTGGGGTACCCCGAAGATGGTCGAGCACGGGGTTCAAGCTGACTTGCTGCTCAATGCGCAGTATGGCCATAAGCTCCACTTCTGGGACTTGCGCCGTCGCCGCGTGATCCAGACCGTTGATTTGGGGGCTGAGCACCAGATGGCGCTTGAGCTGCGCCCAGCGCATGATCCGACCAAGGCCTACGGATTTGTGAATACGGTAGTCAGTCTGCACGATCTCTCAGCGAACATCTTCCTCTGGTATCGTGAGAATGGCAAGTGGGCGGCACGCAAGGTTATTACGATTCCAGCCGAGCCAGCTGAAGAAGACCAGCTGCCACCCGTCCTCAAGCCATTCAAGGCGGTGCCGCCGCTGGTCACTGACATTGATCTCTCGCTCGATGACCGCTTCCTCTACGTCTCCTGCTGGGGCACTGGCGAGCTGCGTCAGTATGACGTCAGTGATCCATTCAATCCCAAGCTCACTGGTGTCGTCCAGATCGGCGGCATTGTCCGCCGGGCAGGACACCCTGCAGTCAATGGCCCGCTCAACGGCGCCCCGCAGATGGTTGAAATTAGCCGCGACGGCCGCCGAGTCTACGTCACGAACTCGCTTTACGCCGCGTGGGATGCCCAGTTCTATCCTGATGGCATCCGCGGGTGGATGGTGAAGATCGACGTGAATCCGGAGGGTGGCATCGCGCTCGATCCGAACTTCTTCATCGACTTCGGCGACCAGCGAGCGCATCAGGTGCGGCTCCAGGGCGGTGATGCATCGTCCGATTCCTACTGCTTCCCATAA
- a CDS encoding thiamine pyrophosphate-dependent enzyme — translation MPRMTGGQALIQQLLREGVDTVFGLPGVQLDGAFDALYEARDRIRVIHTRHEQATSYMADGYHRTTGKIGACLVVPGPGLLNAMAGLSTAYACNSKVLCIAGQIPSDQIGKGRGMLHEIPDQLNAVRSVTKWAARAMRPEEVPGIVHHAVQQLHTGRPRPVEIEVPQDILLIEGDITLIDEPVQPSLPEPDPDALDHAARLLGQAERPIIFAGGGVVAANASEELQALAEMLEAPVILSMNGKGALSDRHYLTQAMVAAWTLLPKADVIFAVGTRFLQPATADWGPKGQPLIHLDIDPEEIGRNYPATVGIVADAKRGLAALLERVPAYNRKRASRKDELLALKERVHDLFWEVQPQAAFAQALRDALPEEGILVSESTQVGYWTWQAFPVYQPRTFLTSGYQGTLGYGFATALGAKVGNPDRPVVSINGDGGFMYNVQELATAVQHHINVVTVVFNDNAYGNVKRIQKERFNGHVIASDLVNPDFVKLAEAFGVEGRRVTTPDALRRALEETISADHPVLIEVPVGEMPSIWPILLRGQHGIVD, via the coding sequence ATGCCGCGAATGACCGGCGGGCAGGCGCTTATTCAGCAGTTGCTTCGTGAGGGAGTCGATACCGTCTTTGGCCTCCCTGGTGTCCAGCTCGATGGTGCCTTTGATGCCTTGTATGAGGCTCGCGACCGCATCCGCGTGATCCACACGCGCCACGAACAGGCAACCTCCTACATGGCCGACGGCTATCATCGCACCACCGGGAAGATTGGGGCGTGTCTCGTCGTACCCGGACCGGGGTTGCTCAATGCCATGGCCGGTTTGTCAACGGCCTATGCTTGCAACTCCAAAGTGCTCTGTATTGCTGGTCAGATTCCCAGCGACCAGATCGGCAAAGGCCGGGGCATGCTGCATGAGATTCCCGATCAACTGAACGCTGTCCGCTCGGTTACGAAGTGGGCAGCACGAGCGATGCGCCCGGAAGAGGTGCCCGGTATTGTCCATCACGCTGTGCAGCAACTCCACACGGGCCGCCCGCGTCCTGTCGAAATCGAAGTCCCTCAGGACATACTGCTCATAGAAGGTGACATCACGTTGATTGATGAGCCGGTCCAGCCATCGTTACCTGAGCCTGATCCTGATGCGCTTGATCACGCTGCACGATTGCTTGGCCAGGCCGAACGCCCAATCATCTTCGCTGGCGGGGGTGTCGTTGCTGCCAACGCGAGCGAGGAATTGCAGGCGCTGGCCGAGATGCTTGAAGCTCCGGTGATCCTTTCGATGAACGGCAAAGGAGCGCTTTCGGATCGTCACTACTTAACGCAGGCGATGGTTGCTGCCTGGACGCTGTTGCCCAAGGCTGACGTGATCTTCGCCGTTGGCACGCGCTTTCTGCAGCCGGCAACGGCCGACTGGGGGCCGAAAGGACAGCCACTGATCCACCTTGATATCGACCCTGAGGAAATTGGTCGCAACTACCCGGCGACGGTTGGTATTGTCGCTGATGCGAAGCGCGGCCTGGCGGCGCTGCTCGAACGTGTTCCAGCGTATAACCGCAAGCGCGCGAGCCGTAAAGATGAACTGCTTGCGCTGAAGGAGCGCGTCCATGACCTCTTCTGGGAAGTGCAGCCCCAAGCGGCATTCGCACAAGCGCTCCGTGACGCGTTGCCCGAAGAGGGGATTCTGGTCAGTGAGAGCACGCAAGTCGGGTATTGGACCTGGCAGGCTTTCCCTGTCTATCAACCCCGAACCTTCTTGACTTCAGGGTACCAAGGGACCCTTGGCTACGGGTTTGCAACGGCCCTTGGGGCAAAGGTTGGCAACCCTGATCGTCCAGTTGTCTCGATTAATGGCGATGGCGGCTTCATGTACAACGTCCAGGAGTTGGCGACCGCTGTCCAGCACCACATCAATGTCGTCACTGTCGTGTTCAACGACAATGCCTATGGCAACGTGAAGCGGATTCAGAAGGAGCGCTTCAACGGCCATGTGATCGCTTCTGACCTTGTCAATCCTGACTTTGTGAAGTTAGCAGAAGCCTTCGGCGTCGAAGGCCGGCGTGTCACAACGCCCGATGCGCTCCGTCGCGCCCTGGAAGAGACGATCTCTGCCGACCACCCGGTACTCATTGAAGTCCCAGTCGGCGAAATGCCGAGTATCTGGCCAATCTTGTTGCGTGGGCAGCACGGTATCGTCGACTAG
- a CDS encoding cbb3-type cytochrome c oxidase subunit I, with the protein MSGTAAVAAARGGSGAVGALEIAANQRWPIAGQLVIGLVGLAIGGFYGILQALNRIGLDLYPTPIMGRAYYYQGLTIHGVLLAFLFTFAFANSFLSLTTIKGFNRPLASTWLLQLSFVTLLLGALLAGYTMFTDQATVLYTFYAPLPASPLFYLGAALLVVSTWLVSANQLLTLRAWRREHPGERIPLLAYISIMTYLMWDLASLGVAVEVIFFLLPWSLGWVETIDPEFTRTLFWYTGHAIVYFWLLPAYVSWYVMIPKQVGGRLPSDALGRLAFIIFLLFSTPVGVHHQFLDPGIPIFVKALQMSLTFFVAAGSFITAFTVGAALESGGRARGGKGLLGWIRTLPWDNPSVTAQLLAMLLFVIGGATGIVNASYTLNLVVHNTAYIPAHFHLTVGTAVALTIIGVCYWLVPYFTGRQLAWPGLARWQAWLWAIGMFLFSNGQFVGGLTGEPRRTMIGNATYLHLFHWDLANWLTAIGGTILGISGLLFFVVTLGTVLAGAPLAEPVTIPQTDYVHGPEETWAGFDRLGLWFGLAVALVVLAYGPFLLTYLPLHPVSPPVKVY; encoded by the coding sequence ATGAGCGGGACGGCGGCAGTTGCTGCGGCACGCGGCGGCAGTGGCGCGGTTGGCGCGCTCGAAATTGCAGCAAACCAGCGCTGGCCAATCGCTGGACAACTCGTCATCGGACTCGTCGGTCTTGCCATCGGCGGCTTCTATGGCATCCTGCAGGCGCTCAATCGCATTGGACTCGATCTCTACCCAACGCCGATCATGGGCCGTGCGTATTACTACCAGGGGCTGACGATTCATGGCGTTCTCCTGGCGTTTCTGTTTACCTTTGCCTTTGCCAACAGTTTCCTTTCGCTGACGACGATTAAAGGATTCAATCGTCCGCTGGCAAGCACGTGGCTGCTCCAACTCTCGTTTGTGACGCTTCTGCTGGGCGCGCTACTTGCCGGCTATACCATGTTCACGGATCAGGCGACTGTGCTCTACACCTTCTATGCACCGTTGCCAGCCAGTCCCCTGTTCTATCTCGGCGCCGCACTCCTGGTCGTCTCAACCTGGCTGGTTTCGGCTAACCAGCTCTTGACCTTGCGAGCCTGGCGACGGGAGCATCCCGGCGAGCGCATTCCTCTTCTCGCCTATATATCGATCATGACCTACCTTATGTGGGATCTCGCCTCGCTCGGCGTTGCGGTCGAGGTAATCTTCTTCCTGCTCCCCTGGTCACTTGGCTGGGTCGAGACCATTGATCCGGAGTTTACGCGAACGCTCTTCTGGTATACCGGTCACGCCATCGTCTACTTTTGGCTTCTGCCGGCGTATGTCTCCTGGTATGTCATGATCCCCAAGCAGGTTGGGGGGCGGCTGCCGAGCGATGCGCTGGGGCGACTGGCGTTCATTATCTTCCTGCTGTTCTCAACGCCGGTCGGCGTCCATCACCAGTTCCTTGATCCAGGCATCCCAATTTTCGTCAAGGCACTGCAAATGAGCCTCACCTTCTTCGTTGCAGCGGGCAGTTTCATTACCGCTTTTACCGTCGGGGCGGCGCTGGAATCAGGCGGGCGAGCACGTGGCGGCAAGGGACTGCTCGGCTGGATTCGCACCTTGCCCTGGGACAATCCGAGCGTGACCGCACAACTCCTGGCAATGCTGCTGTTCGTGATCGGTGGGGCAACCGGTATTGTCAACGCGAGCTACACGCTGAACCTGGTTGTTCACAACACGGCGTATATCCCAGCGCACTTCCACTTGACCGTTGGTACGGCTGTTGCCCTGACGATCATTGGCGTCTGCTACTGGCTCGTTCCCTATTTCACTGGGCGGCAACTTGCCTGGCCAGGACTCGCTCGCTGGCAAGCCTGGCTGTGGGCTATCGGCATGTTCCTCTTCTCGAACGGCCAGTTCGTTGGCGGACTGACCGGCGAGCCACGCCGCACGATGATCGGCAACGCGACCTATCTCCACCTCTTTCACTGGGATCTGGCGAACTGGCTCACAGCAATCGGTGGAACAATCCTTGGAATCAGCGGCCTACTCTTCTTCGTTGTGACACTCGGCACGGTCCTGGCTGGTGCGCCGTTAGCTGAGCCGGTCACCATCCCGCAGACTGATTATGTTCACGGACCAGAGGAAACCTGGGCAGGATTTGACCGCCTTGGCCTCTGGTTCGGCCTTGCTGTTGCCCTTGTCGTGCTAGCCTATGGGCCGTTCCTACTGACCTATCTGCCACTTCATCCCGTCTCGCCACCGGTTAAGGTCTACTAA